A portion of the Leifsonia sp. EB41 genome contains these proteins:
- a CDS encoding adenylyl-sulfate kinase produces MDTLSPTDAIFIAGRSGVGKTSVAAEASRILARGSVPHAIIEGDNLDQAYPEPWRNGIDLAERNLAAIWRNYQSIGYSRLIFTNTVSVLHLPALIAALGGNVRSFPVLLTSRDGTAAERLALREIGSALDEHIERSRNAAAHLDSSAKDVFRVDTEGRSVEEIAREVLTAAGWIE; encoded by the coding sequence ATGGACACTCTCAGCCCAACCGACGCGATCTTCATCGCCGGTCGCTCCGGCGTCGGCAAGACCAGCGTGGCTGCCGAGGCGTCGCGTATCCTCGCGCGCGGCAGCGTTCCTCACGCCATCATTGAGGGCGACAACCTAGACCAGGCCTATCCGGAGCCGTGGCGCAACGGCATCGATCTGGCCGAACGAAACCTCGCAGCCATCTGGCGCAACTACCAGTCGATCGGGTACTCGCGGCTCATTTTCACGAACACCGTCAGCGTGTTGCATCTGCCCGCCCTAATCGCGGCGCTTGGTGGCAACGTGCGCTCCTTCCCGGTCCTCCTGACAAGCAGGGACGGCACAGCGGCCGAACGGCTCGCTCTACGAGAAATCGGAAGTGCGCTCGACGAACACATCGAACGCAGCAGGAACGCCGCCGCGCACCTCGACAGCTCTGCGAAGGATGTCTTCCGAGTTGACACCGAAGGCCGGAGCGTCGAGGAGATAGCCCGAGAGGTGCTGACCGCGGCCGGGTGGATCGAGTAG
- a CDS encoding DUF2750 domain-containing protein yields MSTSAAQASAFFEEIGADGSIWTIEDDGGVPAPVGTDGRRAMPFWSLRSRLERVTASVPAYRGFQTREIPRVEFETRWLPGIRRDGLLAGLNWAGAEATGFDLTADEVLMRLKANPGER; encoded by the coding sequence GTGAGCACCAGTGCAGCGCAAGCTTCGGCCTTCTTCGAGGAGATCGGCGCCGATGGATCGATTTGGACTATCGAAGACGATGGCGGGGTGCCGGCACCAGTGGGCACCGACGGGCGCCGCGCGATGCCGTTTTGGTCGTTGCGATCGCGGCTTGAACGGGTCACCGCCTCGGTTCCTGCATACCGTGGGTTCCAAACGCGTGAGATCCCACGGGTCGAGTTCGAAACGCGGTGGCTACCTGGCATCCGCCGGGACGGTCTTCTGGCCGGCCTGAACTGGGCAGGGGCCGAAGCGACAGGCTTCGACTTGACTGCCGATGAGGTCCTGATGCGGTTGAAAGCAAACCCAGGTGAAAGGTAG
- a CDS encoding N-acetyltransferase family protein: MTYETRAPGVEDVDALARLHVATWIETYADQLPSDFFTPELLERRRAMWDRIVSNPRPDRQVQVATFDGALVGFAFAGPPVSDGPEGAERELYSIYVSRDHHGSGVAQSLLDQALGDGPAFLWVAEHNPRAQAFYRRNGFELDGAHKVDPVMPDLPHVRMVR, from the coding sequence GTGACCTATGAGACCCGAGCCCCCGGCGTCGAGGATGTCGATGCTCTCGCGCGCTTGCACGTCGCGACGTGGATCGAGACATACGCCGACCAGCTGCCGTCCGACTTCTTCACGCCGGAACTTCTGGAACGGCGACGCGCCATGTGGGACCGGATCGTGAGTAATCCACGCCCCGACCGGCAGGTCCAGGTGGCGACGTTCGACGGTGCTCTCGTCGGGTTCGCGTTCGCCGGGCCTCCGGTCTCCGACGGCCCGGAGGGTGCGGAGCGCGAGCTCTACTCGATCTACGTCTCCCGCGATCACCACGGCAGCGGGGTCGCTCAGAGCCTCCTCGATCAGGCGCTCGGTGACGGCCCCGCGTTCCTCTGGGTGGCCGAGCACAACCCGCGCGCGCAGGCGTTCTACCGCCGGAACGGCTTCGAGCTCGACGGCGCCCACAAGGTCGACCCGGTGATGCCGGACCTGCCGCATGTGCGGATGGTTCGGTAG
- a CDS encoding type II toxin-antitoxin system PemK/MazF family toxin, with the protein MSRLLDAIARLFRPAARKTERPASRFAPARPGRLSGVEPGRGGVNATIQVDPRRLKGLRTSYNPKTDGEPDPGEIVWTWVPYEENDGRGKDRPVLVVAAEPSGSLIAVALTSQAHPGRPEYLAIGAGAWDGRGRPSFVRLDRVFRVHCTGMRREAAALDARRFATVRTALRTLYGWS; encoded by the coding sequence GTGAGCCGACTCCTCGACGCGATCGCGCGACTGTTCCGGCCGGCGGCGCGGAAGACTGAACGGCCGGCCTCCCGCTTCGCGCCTGCCCGCCCCGGACGCCTCTCCGGGGTCGAGCCCGGGCGCGGGGGCGTCAACGCGACGATCCAGGTCGACCCGCGCCGGCTGAAGGGCCTCCGCACCTCGTACAACCCGAAGACGGACGGCGAGCCCGACCCCGGCGAGATCGTCTGGACCTGGGTGCCCTACGAGGAGAACGACGGCCGCGGCAAAGACCGCCCGGTGCTCGTCGTGGCGGCCGAGCCCTCCGGCTCCCTCATCGCGGTCGCGCTGACCAGCCAGGCGCATCCCGGGCGTCCCGAGTACCTGGCGATCGGAGCGGGCGCCTGGGACGGCCGGGGCCGGCCGAGCTTCGTGCGGCTCGACCGGGTCTTCCGCGTGCACTGCACCGGGATGCGCCGGGAGGCCGCCGCCCTCGACGCACGCCGGTTCGCGACCGTCCGCACCGCGCTGCGGACGCTGTACGGCTGGAGCTGA
- a CDS encoding thioredoxin family protein: MRVEVLHIQECPSWREAGARLEVALAEAGIDAAVEYRLLGDSADLAGTVFAGSPTIVVDGADLFPAAVPIQELACRVYPTPAGLRGMPDTAQLVTALRALDEGGHPVR; this comes from the coding sequence ATGCGGGTCGAGGTGCTGCACATCCAGGAGTGCCCGAGCTGGCGCGAGGCCGGCGCACGGCTGGAGGTCGCGCTCGCCGAGGCCGGGATCGACGCGGCGGTGGAGTACCGGCTGCTGGGGGATTCCGCCGACCTGGCCGGGACGGTGTTCGCCGGCTCGCCGACGATCGTGGTCGACGGCGCCGACCTCTTCCCGGCGGCGGTGCCCATCCAGGAGCTCGCCTGCCGCGTCTACCCGACGCCGGCCGGGCTCCGCGGGATGCCGGACACCGCGCAGCTCGTGACGGCGCTGCGCGCGCTCGACGAAGGCGGCCACCCGGTCCGATGA
- a CDS encoding O-acetylhomoserine aminocarboxypropyltransferase/cysteine synthase family protein codes for MPDDCSHPLDFETRQIHAGAVVDAETRARVTPIYQTAGYVFDDFDDGEDRFAGRSRYRAYSRNDNPTNAVAGRRIADLEGGVDGIVVSSGQAAIAAALNALAEAGDHILATRSLYEGTREMFRGILKRQGIAFEYVADDATDAEWAARFRPNTKAVYTETLPNPLNQVVDIERLARIAHAAGVPLVVDNTVPTPYLWRPIEDGADIVVHSTSKWLSGHGSVIGGAVVDGGRFDWAAHADRFPQLTEPPRPGVASFVERFGDGAYLAYLRSVIVLEYGPTVPPLSTFLLLHGIETLSVRMDRHVANAQEVAEFLAGRPEVARVFYPGLVDDPFHSLASRYLPRGAGSIVSIDLAGGREAAQRFLDALRLVSPMTHIGDVRTLAIHLGSTIHAKLTEGERLEAGITPGLVRLSIGLESPRDIIADLDRALHAAARA; via the coding sequence ATGCCTGACGACTGTTCGCACCCGCTCGACTTCGAGACCCGGCAGATCCACGCCGGAGCGGTGGTCGACGCCGAGACCCGCGCCCGCGTCACCCCGATCTACCAGACCGCCGGCTACGTCTTCGACGACTTCGACGACGGTGAGGACCGCTTCGCCGGGCGCAGCCGCTACCGCGCCTACTCGCGCAACGACAACCCGACCAACGCGGTCGCGGGGCGGCGCATCGCCGACCTGGAGGGCGGCGTCGACGGGATCGTGGTCTCCAGCGGGCAGGCCGCCATCGCCGCTGCGCTCAACGCGCTCGCCGAGGCGGGCGACCACATCCTCGCCACCCGGTCGCTGTACGAGGGAACGCGGGAGATGTTCCGCGGCATCCTGAAGCGTCAGGGGATCGCGTTCGAGTACGTGGCCGACGACGCGACGGACGCGGAGTGGGCGGCGCGGTTCCGGCCGAACACGAAGGCCGTCTACACCGAGACGCTGCCGAACCCGCTGAACCAGGTGGTCGACATCGAGCGGCTGGCCCGGATCGCGCACGCGGCCGGCGTCCCGCTGGTCGTCGACAACACCGTGCCGACGCCGTACCTGTGGCGCCCCATCGAGGACGGCGCCGACATCGTCGTGCACTCGACCTCCAAATGGCTGTCCGGACATGGATCGGTGATCGGCGGCGCGGTGGTCGACGGCGGCCGGTTCGACTGGGCGGCGCACGCGGACCGGTTCCCGCAGCTCACCGAGCCACCGCGGCCCGGGGTCGCCTCCTTCGTGGAGCGGTTCGGCGACGGTGCCTACCTGGCCTACCTGCGATCGGTGATCGTGCTGGAGTACGGGCCGACGGTGCCCCCGCTGAGCACCTTCCTGCTCTTGCACGGCATCGAGACGCTGTCGGTGCGGATGGACCGGCACGTCGCCAACGCGCAGGAGGTTGCGGAGTTCCTGGCCGGTCGGCCGGAGGTGGCACGCGTGTTCTATCCGGGGCTGGTGGATGACCCGTTCCACTCGCTGGCGTCGCGGTACCTCCCGCGCGGGGCGGGCTCCATCGTCTCCATCGACCTCGCGGGCGGCAGGGAGGCCGCTCAGCGGTTCCTCGACGCGCTGCGGCTGGTCAGCCCGATGACGCACATCGGCGACGTGCGCACGCTGGCCATCCACCTGGGCAGCACCATCCACGCCAAGCTCACCGAGGGGGAGCGGCTGGAGGCCGGGATCACCCCTGGCTTGGTGCGCTTGTCCATCGGTCTGGAGAGCCCCCGCGACATCATCGCGGACCTGGACCGGGCCCTCCACGCAGCCGCCCGCGCCTGA
- a CDS encoding DUF2283 domain-containing protein yields the protein MPQIVVDEAADAAYVYIGTREEKREFGRTEPLLNESNGMVNLDFDVDGHLIGIELIPASHFLRSQDR from the coding sequence ATGCCTCAGATTGTCGTCGACGAGGCGGCCGATGCCGCGTATGTCTACATTGGCACGCGGGAGGAGAAGCGTGAGTTCGGGCGCACCGAGCCGCTCCTGAACGAGAGCAACGGAATGGTGAACCTTGATTTCGACGTCGATGGCCACCTCATCGGAATCGAACTGATTCCAGCGAGCCATTTCCTGCGATCGCAGGACCGGTGA
- a CDS encoding sulfatase yields MSERRPNVVMILTDDHASHAIGAYGSAVNSTPRIDEIAGRGVLFRNCFVTNSLCSPSRASILTGTYSHVNGVTTLETPIDAAQPTFVSQLKAAGYRTAIVGKWHLGHGPGHDPEGFDYWDVLVGSEGQGEYWDPQFLSAAGERTVPGYATDIITDLALSWLDSLPGDDPWCVLIYHKAPHRPWEPREGSRPRSEAVPLPATFDDDYATRSTSARRAAMRIAEHLALEDLKASPPDGLSYEDTAVWKYQRFMEDYLDCVQAVDENVGRVIDWLDEHGRFDDTLLMYASDQGFFLGDHGWFDKRLMYEESLRMPLLLSLPSRVEAGAVHDGIVTNVDWAQTILDAAGVEPVERMQGRSFWGDLVASPSQPPASGMYYRYWEHDDSSHRAPAHYGYRTGTHKLIYFYNDGLGLPGTGSFTYPPEWELYDLERDPEELHNVYGDASYAEVRDELTAEMLREQARVGDLPHPSQGAG; encoded by the coding sequence ATGAGCGAGCGCCGGCCGAACGTGGTGATGATCCTCACCGACGATCACGCGTCTCACGCGATCGGGGCGTACGGGTCGGCGGTGAACTCCACGCCGCGCATCGACGAGATCGCGGGGCGCGGCGTGCTCTTCCGGAACTGTTTCGTCACGAACTCGCTGTGCTCGCCGAGCCGCGCGAGCATCCTGACCGGCACCTACAGCCATGTGAACGGTGTGACCACGCTGGAGACGCCGATCGACGCCGCCCAGCCGACGTTCGTGTCGCAGTTGAAGGCCGCCGGGTACCGCACGGCGATCGTCGGCAAGTGGCACCTGGGTCACGGGCCAGGCCACGATCCCGAAGGCTTCGACTACTGGGACGTGCTCGTCGGCTCGGAGGGTCAGGGGGAGTATTGGGACCCGCAGTTCCTCTCGGCGGCGGGGGAGCGGACCGTGCCGGGATATGCGACGGACATCATCACCGACCTGGCCCTTTCTTGGCTGGATTCGCTCCCCGGGGACGACCCGTGGTGCGTGCTGATCTACCACAAGGCGCCGCACCGGCCGTGGGAGCCGAGGGAGGGGTCACGGCCCCGGTCCGAGGCCGTGCCGCTGCCCGCGACCTTCGACGACGACTACGCCACCCGGTCGACGTCGGCGCGGAGGGCCGCCATGCGGATCGCCGAGCATCTCGCGCTGGAGGACCTCAAGGCGTCCCCGCCGGACGGCCTGAGCTACGAGGACACGGCGGTCTGGAAGTACCAGCGCTTCATGGAGGACTACCTCGATTGCGTGCAGGCCGTTGACGAGAACGTCGGCCGGGTCATCGACTGGCTCGACGAGCACGGCCGGTTCGACGACACCCTGCTGATGTACGCCTCCGACCAGGGCTTCTTCCTCGGCGATCACGGCTGGTTCGACAAGCGGCTGATGTACGAGGAGTCGCTGCGGATGCCGCTGCTGCTCAGCCTCCCGTCGCGGGTGGAGGCCGGCGCCGTGCACGACGGGATCGTGACGAACGTGGACTGGGCGCAGACCATCCTCGACGCCGCGGGCGTGGAGCCCGTGGAGCGGATGCAGGGGAGGAGCTTCTGGGGCGACCTGGTGGCCTCCCCGTCGCAGCCGCCCGCATCGGGGATGTACTACCGCTACTGGGAGCACGACGACAGCTCGCACCGGGCACCGGCGCACTACGGGTACCGCACAGGCACGCACAAGCTCATCTACTTCTACAACGACGGCCTCGGCCTGCCGGGGACGGGGAGTTTCACGTACCCGCCGGAGTGGGAGCTGTACGACCTGGAGCGCGACCCCGAGGAGCTGCACAACGTGTACGGGGATGCGTCGTATGCCGAGGTGCGGGACGAACTGACGGCGGAGATGCTGCGGGAGCAGGCGCGGGTCGGCGACCTCCCGCATCCGAGCCAGGGTGCGGGATAG
- a CDS encoding MalY/PatB family protein: MTRPDALDGAVPHPWAMSFAPARPLEQLFASRSSIKWRRYPADVLPVFVAEMDFDVEPAILDRVAETLRNSDTGYLDSAGPLAPAFADFAWSSWSWGVDPEWVHLATDVTVGVVETLRLVLPEAGGRVVLTPPVYPPFFEMIEEADAVAITVPLREDAGWTLDLDGLEAAFAAGADAMLLCNPQNPTGRCHSRRSLEALARLAARYGVFVVSDEVHAPLAHPGARFTPFAPVALAAGARAVTVTSASKAWNLAGLKCAVIVAAEPATADLLTRLPEELAARTSILGLHANVAALSCLRWRDGLLDQLVTNLRLLEAELAVHAPSVRVIRPDAGYLAWLDFRETGLGDDPARTLIDVGRVALNSGVAFGEQGRGFARINLACDPSTVVEAVRRIAATVAAATPALAPLPA, encoded by the coding sequence GTGACGCGACCGGATGCGCTCGACGGCGCGGTGCCGCATCCTTGGGCGATGAGCTTCGCACCGGCCCGCCCCCTGGAGCAGCTCTTCGCGTCCAGGTCGAGCATCAAGTGGCGCCGCTATCCGGCGGACGTCCTGCCGGTCTTCGTCGCCGAGATGGACTTCGACGTCGAGCCCGCCATCCTCGACCGGGTCGCCGAGACGCTCCGCAACTCGGACACCGGTTACCTCGACTCGGCCGGTCCGCTGGCGCCCGCCTTCGCAGACTTCGCCTGGAGCTCGTGGTCGTGGGGCGTCGACCCGGAGTGGGTGCACCTGGCCACCGACGTGACGGTGGGCGTGGTCGAGACGCTGCGGCTGGTGCTGCCGGAGGCCGGCGGGCGCGTCGTACTGACGCCTCCGGTCTATCCGCCGTTCTTCGAGATGATCGAGGAGGCCGACGCCGTCGCGATCACCGTCCCGCTGCGCGAGGACGCCGGCTGGACGCTCGACCTCGACGGCCTGGAGGCCGCCTTCGCCGCGGGAGCCGACGCCATGCTGCTCTGCAACCCGCAGAACCCGACCGGCCGATGTCACAGCCGGCGCAGCCTGGAGGCGCTCGCCCGCCTCGCCGCCCGCTACGGTGTGTTCGTCGTCAGCGACGAGGTCCACGCCCCGCTCGCCCACCCGGGCGCCCGCTTCACGCCGTTCGCTCCTGTCGCCCTGGCCGCCGGCGCCCGTGCCGTCACGGTGACCTCCGCCAGCAAGGCGTGGAACCTCGCCGGACTCAAGTGCGCGGTCATCGTCGCCGCCGAGCCGGCCACCGCCGACCTGCTCACCCGGCTCCCGGAGGAGCTCGCGGCACGCACCAGCATCCTCGGCCTCCACGCCAACGTCGCGGCGCTCTCCTGCCTGCGCTGGCGCGACGGCCTCCTCGACCAGCTCGTGACGAACCTCCGGCTGCTGGAGGCCGAGCTCGCCGTGCACGCGCCGTCGGTGCGCGTCATCCGGCCCGACGCCGGCTATCTGGCCTGGCTGGACTTCCGGGAGACGGGGCTCGGCGACGACCCCGCCCGCACTCTGATCGACGTCGGCCGGGTCGCCCTCAACTCCGGGGTCGCGTTCGGCGAGCAGGGCCGCGGCTTCGCCCGGATCAACCTGGCCTGCGACCCGAGCACCGTGGTGGAGGCGGTCCGCCGCATCGCCGCGACCGTCGCCGCGGCGACCCCCGCCCTCGCGCCCCTCCCCGCCTGA
- a CDS encoding diguanylate cyclase domain-containing protein, with amino-acid sequence MTESLILSDPSERRRLEECVKEPIRTPGRIQSHGILFVVETAKFEIVVASENASEWLGRSVAELGSPSLEWSVASEPHGDPVRVELDGRRFDAVTHALDGRVVVELEPIDDGPGLPTPSVVGAIRLLGAIADPDALRQAAAEEIKRITGFDRVMVYRFFPDGHGEVAGEAAEPDMEPYLGLRFPASDIPQQARSLYITKLSRAIVSTSDPGTALLSNDPGAAALDLSQAELRAVSPHHLQFMRNMGQASTVSFSLIGDGRLVGMITCAHRTERRMPILLRRALEVLTTQVTLQLESLESIARLRRDLTIRERRANLLSDVLAADEVLQGLADQGDELLDLVGADGAILVLEGMSRSIGAAPGGDRSELLAAIGTEYLCTDEVERTNPGLATLMPGLAGLLVVPAANGVLVFFRREVAQVIRWLGDQSAENRDTPLSPRRSFSEWRQSVKGTSLAWGSRAEEARDLGRDITRVIDRRNETRLARLALVDHLTGLQNRRAFEQRLERAIAEGQPGAVLFLDLDGFKEINDHYGHETGDTVLRAVADRLTSASRDSDVIARLAGDEFVALSLGTSTAGGESLAHRLIEAVKAPIDTPVGQVHVTASCGVVGLLAGNTSKQLLDAADAAMYRAKKAGRDRVSE; translated from the coding sequence ATGACTGAGAGCCTGATCCTGTCCGATCCCTCTGAACGCCGGCGTTTGGAAGAGTGTGTCAAAGAGCCGATCCGGACGCCGGGCCGTATCCAATCGCACGGAATACTCTTCGTCGTCGAGACGGCGAAATTCGAGATCGTCGTCGCAAGCGAGAATGCGTCGGAGTGGCTCGGTCGCTCGGTCGCCGAGCTCGGCAGCCCGTCGCTCGAGTGGAGCGTCGCCTCGGAGCCGCACGGCGACCCCGTCCGGGTCGAACTGGACGGACGCCGTTTCGATGCCGTCACGCACGCGCTCGACGGGCGGGTCGTCGTCGAGCTCGAACCGATCGACGACGGGCCGGGGCTCCCGACGCCCTCGGTCGTCGGCGCGATCCGCCTGCTCGGCGCGATCGCGGATCCCGATGCGCTGCGGCAGGCCGCGGCCGAGGAGATCAAGCGCATCACCGGATTCGATCGGGTGATGGTCTACCGGTTCTTCCCGGACGGGCACGGCGAGGTCGCCGGCGAGGCCGCGGAGCCCGACATGGAGCCGTACCTCGGCCTGCGCTTCCCCGCCTCCGACATCCCCCAGCAAGCTCGATCGCTGTACATCACCAAGCTGTCGCGCGCCATCGTCAGCACCTCCGACCCCGGGACGGCCCTCCTCTCGAACGACCCGGGCGCTGCGGCCTTGGATCTCAGCCAGGCCGAACTGCGCGCCGTCTCCCCGCACCACCTCCAGTTCATGCGCAACATGGGGCAGGCCTCCACCGTCTCGTTCTCGCTGATCGGCGACGGGCGCCTCGTCGGGATGATCACGTGTGCGCATCGCACCGAGCGGCGGATGCCCATCCTGCTGCGCCGAGCGCTGGAAGTGCTCACGACGCAAGTCACCCTGCAACTGGAGTCGCTGGAGTCGATCGCACGGCTGCGCCGCGACCTGACCATCCGGGAACGTCGCGCGAACCTCCTCTCGGACGTCCTCGCTGCCGACGAGGTCCTGCAGGGCCTGGCCGACCAGGGCGACGAGCTGCTCGACCTGGTCGGCGCCGACGGGGCCATCCTGGTCCTGGAGGGCATGAGCCGGAGCATCGGAGCTGCGCCCGGCGGTGACCGCAGTGAGCTGCTCGCGGCCATCGGCACCGAGTACCTCTGCACCGACGAAGTGGAACGGACCAACCCCGGGCTGGCCACCCTGATGCCGGGCCTGGCGGGCCTGCTGGTGGTCCCGGCCGCGAACGGCGTGCTCGTCTTCTTCCGCCGTGAGGTGGCCCAGGTCATCCGCTGGCTCGGCGACCAGTCGGCCGAGAACCGCGACACACCCCTGTCGCCGCGGCGATCCTTCTCCGAATGGCGGCAGAGCGTGAAGGGAACGTCACTCGCCTGGGGCTCCAGGGCGGAGGAAGCGCGCGACCTCGGCCGTGACATCACCCGGGTGATCGATCGGCGCAACGAGACCCGGTTGGCGCGCCTCGCACTGGTCGACCATCTGACCGGCCTCCAGAACCGGCGGGCGTTCGAGCAACGACTCGAACGCGCCATCGCGGAGGGTCAGCCCGGCGCGGTGCTGTTCCTCGACCTCGACGGGTTCAAGGAGATCAACGACCATTACGGGCACGAGACCGGCGACACGGTCCTGCGCGCGGTCGCCGACCGCCTGACGAGCGCCTCCCGGGACTCCGACGTGATCGCTCGACTGGCCGGCGACGAGTTCGTCGCGCTGTCCCTCGGCACCTCGACGGCGGGTGGCGAGAGCCTGGCCCACCGACTGATCGAGGCCGTCAAGGCGCCGATCGACACCCCGGTCGGCCAGGTCCACGTCACGGCATCGTGCGGCGTTGTGGGCCTCCTCGCCGGCAACACCTCCAAGCAGCTGTTGGATGCCGCTGACGCCGCCATGTACCGAGCGAAGAAGGCAGGCCGCGACCGCGTCTCCGAGTGA
- a CDS encoding heme oxygenase (biliverdin-producing) — protein sequence MEVDLEFLIGGDWRNRIEALPSTSDYAARIREVGGTWPEGFVAHHYTRYLGDLSGGQIVRTLLQRHYDLEPEAVAFYRFDRIEKPKVFKDRYRERLDAIDWTEDQRERVIAETALAFEFNARLFDDLAAAKATA from the coding sequence ATCGAGGTCGACCTGGAGTTCCTCATCGGAGGCGACTGGCGCAACCGGATCGAGGCACTGCCGAGCACCTCCGATTACGCGGCGCGCATCCGCGAGGTCGGCGGCACCTGGCCGGAGGGCTTCGTCGCCCACCACTACACGCGCTATCTGGGCGACCTCTCGGGCGGCCAGATCGTACGCACCCTGCTCCAGCGCCACTACGACCTGGAGCCCGAAGCCGTCGCGTTCTACCGGTTCGACCGGATCGAGAAGCCCAAGGTCTTCAAGGACCGCTACCGGGAGCGGCTCGACGCCATCGACTGGACCGAGGATCAGCGCGAGCGCGTGATCGCGGAGACGGCACTGGCCTTCGAATTCAATGCCCGGCTCTTCGACGACCTGGCGGCGGCGAAAGCGACTGCCTGA
- a CDS encoding RibD family protein: MSTPHLMIYNEVSIDGKLGGFAGDPHDYYGRAFRWEVDAILMGSVTALNFGPQESADEQRTILDPVAQVNPPAGFEHVLERQRPLLVVPDSRGRVRNWRHAQAQPWYRAILVLISSSTPDEYVRYLDRRGIEYLSIGSDRVDLGQALARLSADFEIRRVRSDAGAKLNSELLRAGLVDEIALLVRPALSSDPSAVAFSGSAQTLPTRYAALELVESETSDDGSTLLRYSAAAVI, encoded by the coding sequence GTGAGCACCCCGCACTTGATGATCTACAACGAGGTGAGCATCGATGGAAAGCTTGGGGGATTCGCCGGCGACCCGCACGACTATTACGGGCGTGCCTTCCGGTGGGAAGTAGATGCGATTCTGATGGGCAGCGTCACGGCGTTGAACTTCGGACCGCAGGAAAGCGCCGACGAACAGCGCACGATTCTCGATCCAGTGGCACAGGTGAACCCGCCCGCAGGATTCGAACATGTGCTGGAGCGGCAACGTCCGCTGCTGGTCGTCCCAGACAGTCGCGGTCGTGTCAGGAACTGGCGCCATGCTCAGGCGCAGCCATGGTATCGAGCGATCCTGGTCCTGATCTCCTCCTCCACCCCGGACGAGTATGTGCGCTACTTGGACAGACGCGGCATCGAATATCTGTCGATCGGCAGCGATCGCGTTGACCTCGGCCAAGCACTCGCGCGGCTGAGTGCGGACTTCGAAATCCGGAGAGTTCGATCCGATGCGGGCGCCAAGCTGAACAGTGAGCTGCTACGTGCGGGTCTCGTCGATGAGATCGCGCTTCTCGTACGCCCCGCGCTCTCCTCGGACCCGAGCGCGGTTGCCTTCAGCGGGTCAGCCCAGACCCTCCCAACTCGATACGCAGCCCTTGAACTCGTCGAGTCAGAGACCTCCGATGACGGGAGCACCTTATTGCGCTACTCCGCAGCAGCGGTCATCTGA